The following proteins are encoded in a genomic region of Hymenobacter siberiensis:
- a CDS encoding IS4 family transposase: MKQHFAAKITTLLQQAPFVGHLSRQKFVGQFILGLIKSRNVQFGEVAQHLNDAAKPASNETRIQDFFREVDLNYVLVARILLSLLPAQGKLRLCLDRTEWDFGQCQVNILLVTVGTGEVHVPLYWHLLDNRSGNSNAADRIAVLEKCLALLGKDRIGLVVGDREFVGHAWFKWLKDNGLNFVMRLPKHHCLTHADGRRQAVADLGLVPGQVRRFAHVQVDGVWGQVWVKAVAADAFVFLFATAGLNHLEQLYAKRWTIEQCFQNLKGRGFNLEATHLRCFQKLRKLVALVSLAYAFCLGVGAAAHGGRQPIARKNHGYRAASLSRHGLNLLRQLARPLTLPEDPLARLVETLLNWITRQLAKNQLLKIVG; encoded by the coding sequence GTGAAGCAACACTTCGCCGCTAAAATTACGACGCTTTTGCAGCAGGCCCCGTTTGTGGGCCACTTGTCCCGCCAAAAGTTTGTGGGCCAGTTTATTCTTGGCCTGATAAAGAGCCGCAACGTGCAATTCGGCGAGGTGGCCCAGCACCTCAATGACGCGGCCAAGCCCGCCTCGAACGAAACGCGCATTCAGGACTTTTTCCGCGAAGTAGACCTCAATTACGTACTGGTGGCCAGGATTTTACTGAGTTTGTTGCCTGCGCAGGGCAAGCTGCGCTTATGCCTCGACCGCACGGAGTGGGACTTCGGCCAGTGCCAAGTGAACATCCTGCTCGTCACCGTCGGCACGGGCGAGGTCCACGTGCCCCTTTATTGGCACCTGCTCGACAACCGCAGCGGCAACTCCAACGCCGCCGACCGCATCGCGGTGCTCGAAAAGTGCCTGGCCTTGCTGGGCAAAGACCGCATCGGCCTGGTCGTGGGCGACCGGGAATTTGTCGGCCATGCGTGGTTCAAGTGGCTCAAAGACAATGGGCTTAATTTTGTCATGCGCCTGCCCAAGCACCACTGCCTGACCCACGCCGACGGCCGGCGGCAGGCCGTGGCCGACCTGGGCCTGGTGCCGGGGCAGGTGCGCCGCTTCGCCCACGTGCAGGTCGACGGAGTCTGGGGGCAGGTCTGGGTCAAGGCCGTGGCGGCGGACGCGTTTGTCTTCCTGTTTGCCACGGCCGGTCTGAACCACCTCGAGCAACTCTATGCCAAGCGCTGGACGATTGAGCAATGCTTTCAAAATCTGAAAGGGCGGGGCTTTAACCTGGAAGCCACCCACTTGCGCTGTTTCCAAAAGCTGCGCAAGCTCGTGGCCCTGGTCAGCCTGGCCTACGCGTTTTGTCTGGGCGTGGGCGCGGCCGCCCACGGCGGCCGCCAGCCCATTGCCCGCAAAAACCACGGCTACCGGGCCGCCAGCCTGAGCCGCCACGGCCTCAATCTGCTCCGCCAACTCGCCCGCCCGCTGACCCTGCCCGAGGACCCATTGGCCCGCTTGGTTGAAACGCTACTGAACTGGATTACGAGGCAACTTGCTAAAAATCAATTACTAAAAATAGTAGGGTAG
- a CDS encoding 5'-nucleotidase C-terminal domain-containing protein, with the protein MRFFRFFIPLLIAVALAPACQRAAYAPTAHFVPATSQVVGKTQAEDPAIAALIAPYHDKVTAQMTEVLGTAPVALTKAAGENPLSNFVADLQRERASAELKQPIALGVMTNGGLRAGFAAGPVTLGSVFELMPFENELVVLDAPGPVVQQLFDYAAHIKMAISGATYSVTFDGMPKDIRIGDQPFDVNDSRTYPIAISDYLATGGDNLSFFKILTPRHTNVLLRTAIADHVRALTKAGKPVTARVEGRVKAN; encoded by the coding sequence ATGCGTTTCTTCCGCTTTTTCATCCCGTTACTTATAGCCGTTGCCCTGGCCCCCGCCTGCCAGCGTGCTGCCTATGCACCCACGGCCCACTTCGTGCCCGCCACGAGCCAGGTGGTGGGCAAAACCCAGGCCGAGGACCCCGCCATTGCCGCCCTCATTGCGCCCTACCATGACAAGGTGACCGCCCAAATGACCGAGGTGCTCGGTACCGCCCCGGTCGCGCTCACAAAAGCAGCCGGCGAAAACCCGTTGTCCAACTTCGTGGCCGACCTGCAGCGCGAGCGTGCCAGTGCCGAGCTTAAACAGCCCATCGCGCTAGGCGTGATGACCAACGGCGGCCTGCGCGCCGGCTTCGCGGCTGGCCCCGTCACGCTGGGTTCGGTGTTTGAGTTGATGCCGTTTGAGAATGAGCTGGTGGTCCTCGACGCTCCCGGGCCGGTGGTGCAGCAGCTGTTTGACTACGCCGCCCACATCAAAATGGCCATATCCGGCGCTACCTACTCGGTCACCTTCGATGGCATGCCCAAGGATATCCGCATCGGCGACCAGCCCTTCGATGTGAACGATTCGCGCACCTATCCCATTGCCATCTCCGACTACCTGGCCACTGGCGGCGACAATCTCTCGTTCTTTAAAATCCTCACGCCGCGCCACACCAACGTGCTGCTCCGCACCGCCATCGCCGACCACGTCCGTGCTCTCACCAAAGCCGGCAAGCCGGTCACGGCCCGGGTCGAAGGCCGCGTGAAAGCCAATTAA
- a CDS encoding IS5 family transposase translates to MEVLSKDMIRQWILPALTFSAHGRPSVVEPAELVEAILYKLKSGCQWRLLPVKQFFTGASLTWQGVYARFNAWRKDGSWQGVWLRLLRENGAHLDCSSVQLDGSHTPAKNGGEAVGYQGRKKARTTTALFLADNRGQPLACASPQAGNHHDTHQLNALFGEICASLEAANIPVAGLFLNADKAFDTQGFRQECARRDIEANIPRNRRAADWQTDDDTFFDPELYRRRVVVEHANAWLDGFKTLLVRYETSVGNWLAWHWLAFVVIFLRKINQKPTF, encoded by the coding sequence ATGGAAGTCCTGTCCAAAGATATGATTCGCCAATGGATTCTGCCCGCGCTCACCTTCTCCGCCCATGGCCGCCCCTCGGTCGTGGAGCCGGCCGAGTTGGTGGAAGCCATTCTCTACAAACTCAAAAGCGGCTGTCAATGGCGATTATTGCCTGTTAAACAGTTTTTTACGGGCGCATCGCTGACCTGGCAGGGCGTGTACGCCCGCTTTAATGCGTGGCGCAAGGACGGGTCCTGGCAAGGGGTATGGCTCCGCTTGTTGCGCGAAAACGGGGCCCATCTGGACTGTTCCAGCGTCCAACTCGACGGCAGCCACACGCCCGCCAAGAACGGCGGGGAGGCCGTCGGCTATCAGGGCCGCAAGAAAGCCCGTACCACCACAGCCCTCTTCTTGGCCGATAACCGGGGACAACCGCTGGCCTGCGCCAGCCCGCAGGCGGGCAACCACCACGACACCCACCAGCTCAACGCCTTGTTCGGGGAAATCTGCGCCTCGCTCGAAGCGGCTAATATTCCCGTCGCCGGGCTGTTTCTGAACGCCGACAAAGCCTTTGACACCCAAGGCTTTCGTCAGGAATGCGCCCGGCGCGACATCGAGGCCAACATTCCCCGCAACCGCCGCGCCGCCGACTGGCAGACCGACGACGACACCTTTTTCGATCCCGAACTCTACCGCCGCCGCGTCGTGGTCGAACACGCCAACGCCTGGCTCGACGGCTTTAAAACCTTGCTCGTGCGCTACGAAACCAGCGTCGGCAATTGGCTGGCCTGGCACTGGCTCGCCTTCGTCGTCATCTTTTTGCGAAAAATTAATCAAAAGCCGACTTTCTAA
- a CDS encoding OsmC family peroxiredoxin, with amino-acid sequence MADHAGKAVWNGDIKGSGTLTTDSGALNAPYSVGSRFEGKQGTNPEELIGAAHAGCYTMYLTSVLTKHGHTVQNITTTSTVTMNPNNGHPVIEHIHVSTEGHVTGGNITADDFQKHAEDAKENCPVSKALSAVPKMTLEAKFSG; translated from the coding sequence ATGGCAGACCATGCAGGCAAAGCCGTCTGGAACGGCGACATCAAAGGCAGCGGCACTCTCACTACCGACAGCGGCGCGCTGAATGCGCCCTACTCCGTTGGCAGCCGCTTCGAAGGCAAACAGGGCACCAACCCCGAAGAGCTCATCGGCGCGGCCCACGCCGGCTGCTACACCATGTACCTGACCAGCGTGCTCACCAAGCACGGCCACACGGTGCAGAACATCACCACCACCAGCACCGTGACGATGAACCCCAACAACGGCCATCCCGTCATCGAGCACATCCACGTGAGCACCGAAGGCCACGTCACGGGCGGCAACATCACGGCCGACGATTTCCAGAAGCACGCCGAAGATGCCAAGGAAAACTGCCCGGTATCGAAAGCCCTGAGCGCCGTGCCGAAAATGACGCTGGAAGCGAAGTTTTCGGGCTAG
- a CDS encoding OmpA family protein gives MSALLRRSWLLLSAAAWLLTSPTALAQRRPTQRIPAAASPSADTTSGGASAAPKKAATSRPAAAVPKPAIMPGAYRVRGLNSRVSRKLHLRADGTPDFVNINKYPFFEDRKALKAIAKAEKRRQYHQTRLLLEDYVARFGPVNFEKNTNMLWRLGQLLERDSQSVKAKAYYRLALKHSRADTKRVQLYYDSLEQKNTALYVPLKTYYDLVEYRKNLNTFHPPKGVYTSMGDAINSKAADYGPALAGNDSLIIFSSKRKRRGLTGVVDEDLYTSHREGVSWSDAEPLPKPINSPNNEGSACLSKDGKTIYFARCECATCHGNCDLYTATRGKDSKWSAPKSLGPMVNSLGWDSQPTLSQGEDTLYFASDRLGGFGLSDIYYTHKLRDGRWSPAENAGPVVNTRESEVSPFYHPLYHVLYFSSRGQLLNFGDFDIYKTYRVGGRWQEPRNIGPLVNGKGSEYYFTIDRESKNLYYARSEAQEINNLDLYSFPLPMEAQPLATTKVEGTLMDSVSSKPLKGIVSIIDTDNGIEVASKFIRPDGTFDFELIEGSHYAMLIQSNDFFSVEKQFALKGDTVMTLLTNSIDYKLPLIFKNLEFEQGKAAVLPSMHSTLDRIALFLVDHPTFRLSITGHTDTSGDPDVNEKLSQDRAEAIRRYIERKGKIAPNRIESFGYGSSHPLKDEVTEEDAKVNRRVEFKLVRPEANDKPADGGGDWK, from the coding sequence ATGTCGGCTTTATTGCGTCGAAGCTGGTTGCTGCTGAGCGCGGCCGCGTGGCTGCTGACTTCGCCCACCGCCCTGGCCCAGCGCCGGCCCACCCAACGGATTCCCGCCGCCGCCTCCCCTTCTGCCGACACCACCAGCGGCGGGGCTTCGGCCGCGCCCAAAAAGGCCGCTACCAGCCGCCCGGCCGCCGCAGTTCCCAAGCCAGCCATAATGCCCGGCGCCTACCGCGTGCGCGGCCTCAACAGCCGCGTGAGCCGCAAGCTGCACCTGCGGGCCGATGGCACGCCCGACTTCGTCAATATCAACAAATACCCGTTTTTTGAGGACAGGAAGGCGCTAAAAGCCATTGCCAAAGCGGAAAAGCGCCGCCAGTACCACCAGACCCGGCTGCTGCTCGAAGACTACGTGGCCCGGTTCGGGCCGGTTAATTTTGAGAAGAACACCAACATGCTCTGGCGGCTGGGCCAGCTGCTGGAGCGCGACAGCCAGTCGGTGAAAGCCAAGGCCTACTACCGCCTAGCCCTGAAGCACAGCCGCGCCGATACCAAGCGCGTGCAGCTTTACTACGACTCGCTGGAGCAGAAAAACACTGCCCTATACGTCCCCCTGAAAACGTACTACGACCTGGTGGAGTACCGCAAGAACCTTAACACCTTTCACCCGCCCAAGGGCGTGTATACGAGCATGGGCGACGCCATCAACAGCAAGGCGGCCGACTACGGGCCGGCACTAGCCGGCAACGACTCGCTGATAATCTTCAGCAGCAAGCGCAAGCGGCGCGGGCTGACCGGCGTGGTAGACGAGGACCTGTACACCTCGCACCGCGAGGGCGTGAGCTGGAGCGATGCCGAGCCGCTGCCCAAGCCCATCAACTCGCCTAACAACGAGGGCTCGGCCTGCCTGAGCAAGGACGGGAAGACCATTTACTTTGCCCGCTGCGAGTGCGCCACCTGCCACGGCAACTGCGACCTATACACCGCCACGCGCGGCAAAGACAGCAAGTGGAGCGCCCCCAAAAGCCTGGGACCCATGGTGAACTCGCTGGGTTGGGACTCGCAGCCCACCCTCTCGCAGGGCGAGGATACGCTGTATTTCGCCTCGGACCGGCTGGGTGGCTTTGGGCTGTCGGACATTTACTATACCCACAAGCTGCGCGACGGGCGCTGGAGCCCGGCCGAGAACGCGGGGCCGGTGGTGAACACCCGCGAGAGCGAGGTGAGCCCGTTTTACCACCCGCTCTACCACGTGCTGTACTTCAGCTCGCGGGGGCAATTGCTGAACTTTGGTGACTTCGACATTTACAAAACCTACCGCGTGGGCGGGCGCTGGCAGGAACCCAGGAACATTGGCCCACTGGTGAACGGCAAGGGGTCGGAGTATTATTTCACCATCGATAGGGAGAGTAAAAACCTGTACTACGCCCGCTCGGAGGCGCAGGAAATCAACAACCTCGACCTCTACTCCTTCCCGCTGCCGATGGAGGCACAGCCGCTGGCCACCACCAAGGTGGAGGGCACGCTGATGGACTCGGTGAGCAGCAAGCCGCTGAAGGGCATCGTGAGCATCATCGATACCGACAACGGCATTGAGGTGGCCAGCAAGTTTATCCGGCCCGATGGCACGTTTGACTTTGAGCTGATTGAGGGCTCGCACTACGCCATGCTGATTCAGAGCAACGACTTTTTCTCGGTCGAAAAGCAGTTTGCCCTGAAGGGCGACACGGTGATGACGCTGCTCACGAACAGCATCGACTACAAGCTGCCGCTGATTTTCAAGAACCTGGAGTTTGAGCAGGGCAAGGCGGCCGTGCTGCCCAGCATGCACAGCACGCTGGACCGCATCGCGCTGTTCCTGGTCGACCACCCCACGTTCCGGCTCAGCATCACGGGCCACACCGACACCAGCGGCGACCCCGACGTGAACGAGAAGCTCTCACAGGACCGCGCCGAGGCAATCCGCCGCTACATCGAGCGCAAGGGCAAGATTGCCCCCAACCGCATCGAGAGTTTCGGCTACGGCTCCAGCCACCCGCTCAAGGACGAAGTGACCGAGGAAGATGCCAAGGTGAACCGCCGCGTCGAGTTCAAGCTGGTGAGACCCGAAGCCAACGACAAGCCCGCCGACGGCGGCGGGGACTGGAAGTAG
- a CDS encoding barstar family protein, with product MTIVIDTRQIIDSASFHKVFAAAFGFFEGYGNNIDAWIDCMSGLDDEAEVSLSKVTCEIGDTVVLHLEHAADFAAREAHLFQELLDCSAFVNWRRIEKGDRAILALSYHK from the coding sequence ATGACTATTGTTATCGATACCCGCCAAATTATTGACTCTGCTAGCTTCCATAAGGTTTTTGCTGCTGCTTTCGGATTTTTCGAAGGTTACGGCAATAATATAGATGCTTGGATAGACTGCATGAGCGGGCTTGATGACGAAGCGGAAGTCAGCCTATCTAAAGTGACCTGCGAGATAGGTGATACAGTCGTATTGCATTTAGAGCATGCTGCTGATTTTGCTGCTAGGGAAGCGCATTTGTTTCAGGAGTTGCTGGATTGCTCCGCCTTTGTAAACTGGCGGAGGATTGAAAAAGGAGACCGAGCCATTTTGGCTCTTTCCTACCATAAATAG
- a CDS encoding bifunctional metallophosphatase/5'-nucleotidase encodes MQRRDFLRNSFLGTAGLTVLGGLANSAAAATNAKAPLKLTILHTNDMHSRIEPFPDNGGQWAGLGGMARRAALIKEVRAQEPNVLLLDSGDIFQGTPYFNFFGGELEYKLMSQMGYDASTLGNHDFDNGIEGLQRQLPNATFPFLIANYDFSKTPLAGRFAPYKVFEKQGIRIGVFGIGIELSGLVADKNFGQTIYLDPVAKAREMAAQLRGPERCDLVICLSHLGYKYENDKLDDRKLAAQVSGIDLILGGHTHTFMAAPEPIASPDGHATLINQVGWSGINLGRLDYEFSIKNKRAGLASAAVVPVRAAC; translated from the coding sequence ATGCAACGTCGCGATTTTCTCCGCAATTCCTTCCTCGGCACCGCCGGCCTCACCGTGCTGGGCGGCCTGGCCAACTCGGCTGCCGCAGCCACTAACGCCAAGGCTCCGCTCAAGCTCACCATTCTGCATACCAACGACATGCACTCGCGCATCGAGCCCTTTCCCGACAATGGCGGGCAGTGGGCCGGGCTGGGTGGCATGGCCCGGCGCGCCGCGCTTATCAAGGAGGTGCGGGCCCAGGAGCCCAACGTGCTGCTGCTCGACTCGGGCGATATCTTCCAGGGCACGCCGTACTTCAACTTCTTCGGCGGCGAGCTGGAGTACAAGCTGATGAGCCAGATGGGATACGACGCCAGCACCCTCGGCAACCACGACTTCGACAACGGCATTGAGGGCCTGCAGCGCCAGCTGCCCAACGCCACCTTCCCCTTCCTCATCGCCAACTACGACTTTTCGAAAACGCCGCTGGCCGGCCGCTTTGCTCCCTACAAGGTGTTCGAGAAACAGGGCATCCGCATCGGCGTGTTTGGCATCGGCATCGAGCTGAGCGGGCTGGTAGCCGATAAAAACTTCGGTCAGACCATCTACCTCGACCCCGTGGCCAAGGCCAGGGAAATGGCCGCCCAGCTACGCGGCCCCGAGCGCTGCGACCTCGTTATCTGCCTCTCGCACCTGGGCTACAAGTACGAAAACGATAAGCTCGACGACCGCAAGCTGGCCGCCCAGGTTTCCGGAATCGACCTCATACTGGGCGGGCACACCCACACGTTTATGGCCGCGCCCGAGCCCATCGCCAGTCCCGACGGCCACGCCACCCTCATCAACCAGGTGGGCTGGTCGGGCATCAATCTGGGCCGGCTGGATTATGAATTCTCAATAAAAAATAAGCGCGCCGGGCTGGCAAGTGCCGCCGTGGTGCCGGTTCGGGCCGCCTGCTAA
- a CDS encoding GH3 family domain-containing protein: MGLKAILSQPLARYIARRYQRWQHRPETTQRELLAKLTATAAGTAFGRAHDLGGIRTPADLARQVPVRDYEALKPWFDRTQAGEADVLWPGHPLYLAKTSGTTSGTKYIPITKDSIPNHIDGARDALLYYIYRTGRSRFLDGKLIFLSGSPALEMHHGIRTGRLSGIANHHVPAYLRRNQLPSYETNIIEDWETKLERIVDETLGEKMTLISGIPPWVQMYFDRLTARTGRPIKDIFPDFNLFVYGGVNFEPYRAKLFESIGRPVDSIELFPASEGFLAFQDEPGNPGLLLLLNSGIFYEFVPAERFFEPDAPRLTIADVELDRNYAVVLTSNAGLWGYSIGDTVRFVSLRPHRVVVTGRIKHFLSAFGEHVIGEEVEQALREVMAQTPEVEVTEFTVAPLVSDDPAMPSRHEWLVEFACPPRDAVVFAAALDTALRCRNTYYDDLRRGNILVPLQLTPLPAGAFQRYMKSLGRLGGQNKVPRLGNDRKVAEGLLAAG; encoded by the coding sequence ATGGGATTGAAAGCCATCCTGAGCCAGCCCCTGGCCCGCTACATTGCCCGGCGCTACCAACGCTGGCAGCACCGCCCCGAAACTACCCAGCGCGAGCTGTTGGCGAAGCTGACGGCCACGGCGGCTGGTACTGCCTTCGGCCGTGCTCACGACCTGGGCGGCATCCGCACGCCCGCCGACCTGGCCCGTCAGGTGCCCGTGCGCGACTATGAAGCCCTAAAGCCCTGGTTCGACCGCACCCAGGCCGGCGAGGCCGACGTGCTCTGGCCCGGCCATCCGCTGTACCTGGCCAAAACCAGCGGCACCACCAGCGGCACCAAGTACATCCCGATTACGAAAGACAGCATCCCGAACCACATTGACGGCGCGCGCGATGCCCTGCTCTACTACATCTACCGCACCGGCCGCAGCCGGTTTCTCGATGGCAAGCTAATATTCCTGTCGGGCTCGCCAGCGCTGGAAATGCATCACGGCATCCGCACGGGCCGGCTTTCGGGCATTGCCAACCACCATGTGCCCGCCTACCTGCGCCGCAACCAGCTGCCCAGCTACGAAACGAACATCATCGAGGACTGGGAAACCAAGCTGGAGCGCATCGTGGACGAAACGCTGGGCGAGAAAATGACCCTGATTTCCGGCATTCCGCCCTGGGTACAGATGTACTTCGACCGCCTCACCGCCCGCACCGGTCGGCCCATCAAGGACATTTTTCCCGATTTCAACCTCTTCGTGTACGGCGGCGTCAACTTCGAGCCCTACCGGGCCAAGCTCTTCGAAAGCATCGGCCGGCCGGTGGACAGCATCGAGCTGTTTCCGGCATCCGAAGGCTTCTTAGCCTTCCAGGACGAGCCCGGCAACCCCGGCCTGCTGCTGCTGCTGAACAGCGGCATCTTCTATGAATTTGTGCCCGCCGAGCGGTTCTTCGAGCCCGATGCGCCCCGCCTTACCATCGCCGACGTGGAACTGGACCGCAATTACGCCGTGGTGCTCACCTCCAACGCCGGCCTGTGGGGCTATTCTATCGGCGACACGGTGCGCTTCGTGAGCCTGCGCCCGCACCGCGTGGTGGTCACGGGCCGCATCAAGCACTTCCTCTCGGCCTTCGGCGAGCACGTGATAGGGGAGGAGGTGGAGCAGGCCCTGCGCGAAGTCATGGCCCAAACCCCCGAGGTCGAAGTCACCGAATTCACCGTGGCCCCGCTCGTGAGCGACGACCCCGCTATGCCCTCGCGCCACGAGTGGCTGGTGGAATTTGCTTGCCCCCCGCGTGATGCGGTAGTTTTTGCCGCTGCCCTGGACACGGCCTTGCGCTGCCGCAACACCTACTACGACGACCTGCGCCGGGGCAACATCCTCGTGCCGCTGCAGCTCACGCCCCTGCCGGCCGGTGCCTTCCAGCGCTACATGAAAAGCCTGGGCCGGCTGGGCGGGCAGAACAAGGTGCCGCGGCTGGGGAACGATAGGAAGGTGGCGGAGGGACTCCTCGCAGCGGGGTAG
- a CDS encoding 3-oxoacyl-ACP synthase has product MTKPALHALCDAFIEQRIAAARTAMQAAQESSSSETKSSAGDKYETGREMANAERDRNAAHMQQAQQLQAELARISPDAPCDTVRPGALVSTSMGTFYLGISAGKLEGMDVFGVSPAAPVAVALKGLRAGQEALFNGKTVRVLAVE; this is encoded by the coding sequence ATGACCAAACCCGCCCTCCACGCCCTCTGCGACGCCTTCATCGAGCAGCGCATTGCTGCCGCCCGCACCGCCATGCAGGCCGCCCAGGAATCCTCCTCCTCCGAAACCAAGAGCAGCGCCGGCGACAAGTATGAAACCGGCCGCGAAATGGCCAACGCCGAGCGCGACCGCAATGCCGCCCACATGCAGCAGGCCCAGCAATTGCAAGCCGAGCTGGCCCGCATCAGCCCCGACGCGCCGTGCGATACCGTGCGCCCCGGGGCGCTGGTAAGTACCAGTATGGGGACGTTTTACCTCGGCATCAGCGCCGGTAAGCTGGAGGGGATGGATGTTTTTGGCGTGTCGCCCGCCGCGCCGGTGGCGGTGGCACTGAAAGGGCTGCGGGCGGGGCAGGAGGCCCTGTTCAATGGCAAAACCGTGCGGGTGCTGGCAGTGGAGTAG
- the dnaA gene encoding chromosomal replication initiator protein DnaA, protein MLKDFRTVWAGCLRSISAEIGEQSFRTWFQPIVPVELKGNVLTIQVPSAYFYDWLEEHYVDELRRALYQQLGSEGRLEYSVVVDQGNEQTPPRALHLPPTRKQAAPDPRDAPQPMPGTTAVGNPLAGSARAASARYVNSGAVRTTPRGNNFANGGGADTMSPPRNPFDQAKPVDGNLVPSQLNGSYTFDNYIEGDCNRLARSAGLAVANKPGTTSFNPLMVYGGVGLGKTHLVQAIGNHIKATAPERFVLYVSAEKFTNQFIDSVQRAQVQDFANFYLQVDALILDDVQFLANKGKTQEMFFHIFNHLHQSGKQIVMTSDRPPKDLLGLEDRLLNRFKWGLTADVQSPDFETRVAIIRNKMEQDGIDIPPDHVVDYLANSVHTNVRELEGVIASLVAQSSLSRRDIDLEMVKQALRHIIEEVEAEVNLDFIQKTVAAYFGISVDLLKDKTRKKEVVTARQVAMYFAKHHTSHTLKTIGFHFGGRDHTTVMHSVQTVSDLVDSDKKFRDQVDELRKKFAKK, encoded by the coding sequence ATGCTCAAGGATTTTCGCACGGTTTGGGCTGGCTGCTTACGCAGCATCTCGGCGGAAATCGGGGAGCAGAGCTTTAGGACCTGGTTCCAGCCCATTGTGCCGGTCGAGCTGAAGGGCAACGTGCTCACCATTCAGGTGCCGAGCGCCTATTTCTACGACTGGCTGGAAGAGCATTACGTGGATGAGCTGCGCCGCGCCCTCTACCAGCAGCTGGGCTCCGAAGGCCGCCTCGAATACAGCGTGGTGGTAGACCAGGGCAACGAGCAGACGCCGCCCCGCGCCCTGCACCTGCCGCCCACCCGCAAGCAGGCCGCCCCCGACCCGCGCGACGCGCCCCAGCCCATGCCGGGCACAACTGCCGTGGGCAACCCGCTGGCCGGCAGCGCCCGCGCCGCCTCGGCCCGCTACGTGAACTCGGGTGCGGTGCGTACTACGCCGCGCGGCAACAACTTCGCCAACGGCGGCGGGGCCGACACCATGTCCCCGCCCCGCAATCCCTTCGACCAGGCTAAACCCGTGGATGGTAACCTGGTACCGTCGCAGCTCAACGGCTCGTACACCTTCGACAACTACATCGAGGGCGACTGTAACCGGCTGGCCCGCTCGGCCGGCCTCGCTGTTGCCAACAAGCCCGGCACCACCAGCTTCAACCCGCTGATGGTGTACGGCGGCGTGGGCCTGGGCAAAACCCATCTCGTGCAGGCCATCGGCAACCACATCAAGGCTACGGCGCCCGAGCGGTTCGTGCTCTACGTATCGGCCGAGAAGTTTACCAACCAGTTCATCGACAGCGTGCAGCGCGCGCAGGTGCAGGACTTCGCGAACTTCTATCTGCAGGTCGATGCCCTGATTCTGGATGACGTGCAGTTTCTGGCCAACAAGGGCAAGACCCAGGAGATGTTCTTCCACATCTTCAACCACTTGCACCAGTCTGGCAAGCAGATTGTGATGACCTCCGACCGGCCCCCCAAGGACCTGCTGGGCCTGGAAGACCGCCTGCTGAACCGCTTTAAGTGGGGCCTGACGGCCGATGTGCAGAGCCCTGACTTTGAGACGCGAGTAGCTATTATCCGCAACAAGATGGAGCAGGATGGAATTGATATTCCGCCGGACCATGTGGTTGATTATCTGGCCAATTCGGTGCACACCAACGTGCGCGAGCTGGAAGGCGTCATTGCCTCGCTGGTGGCCCAGAGCAGCTTATCGCGCCGCGACATCGACCTGGAAATGGTGAAGCAGGCCCTGCGCCACATCATCGAGGAAGTGGAGGCCGAGGTGAACCTCGACTTCATTCAAAAGACCGTGGCCGCGTATTTCGGCATCTCGGTCGATTTGCTGAAGGACAAAACCCGCAAGAAGGAAGTGGTGACGGCCCGGCAGGTGGCCATGTATTTTGCCAAACACCACACCTCACACACGCTGAAAACCATTGGTTTTCACTTCGGCGGCCGCGACCATACCACCGTGATGCACTCGGTGCAAACCGTGTCGGATTTGGTGGATTCGGACAAGAAATTCCGCGACCAGGTGGACGAGCTGCGCAAGAAATTCGCCAAGAAGTAA